From Antedon mediterranea chromosome 9, ecAntMedi1.1, whole genome shotgun sequence, a single genomic window includes:
- the LOC140059574 gene encoding uncharacterized protein isoform X3 — protein sequence MCPISVNLQQPPFPQPGHENMDQNRYQYPQSQSQHPQQQQHPLHQQHHPQQQQQHHPQQQVQHPQQQQGQHPQQQQHPQQQGQHPQQQPKLPQQQQQLPQQQQPQQQQQQPQHLQQQQQQPQHLQQQQHPQQQQQGQHPQQQHPQQQQQHPQQHPQQQQQGQHPQQQGQHPQQQGQHPQQQGQHPQQQGQHPQQQGQHPQQQGQHPQQQGQHPQQQGQHPQQKHPQSQQQDVQHQNPYYYPQQFQVKQEPADYYSPMVPNGYVNSMYNNDMQMNGLPPHNGIHMNGVYNGNMATMNNGYPPRNGFHIKQEPMYCNNPNQMLNPVGQLQNPAVSTALASTATTKRKGKSKKVKQETLTDAFPVKKRRKVDRFNGMPEEEVAKRVLPDHLKLGLDIMIIGINPGLFAAYKGHHYAGPGNHFWKCLYLSGLIPEPMTAMDDYKLLDFGIGFTNIVERTSRGSADLSKKEIKEGAKILLEKVKQYKPKIAVFNGKGIYEVFNGSKNFEIGRQPEPMEGTDTVIYVMPSSSARCSQFPRAQDKVKFYLKLKELREEIVSSSKSVANTSTEGNKSPTIHEEPSESKEDATTKNDFDSKELGSNDAKIENVEMEKQPVIKTEPCGENETGCIKEIDIKLEKNIDGTIPASNLHFLTKDGNINNCSSTPATQNGLTQEHVKIKQEPKENEPEQVRCSAAGDAADNSPQPCSLSQRMLQTASWVQSLPSLPMENRFEDQIPNINNPQRSQYFHQPPHGSIGYYPPPPPQQMSDQVRMNQHLTSTTWMAGNQQMMFSSHPMAGHAPMISSPYTQAILAHSSSISQSISSISNAKGTSLSTSQHRNPQTSSR from the exons ATGTGTCCCATTTCTGTGAACTTGCAACAGCCACCATTTCCACAACCAGGCCACGAAAACATGGATCAGAATCGATACCAGTACCCACAAAGCCAGTCGCAACATCCACAACAACAGCAGCATCCTCTGCATCAGCAACATCACCCgcaacaacaacagcagcacCATCCACAACAACAGGTGCAACACCCACAACAGCAGCAGGGGCAACACCCACAGCAGCAACAGCACCCACAGCAGCAGGGGCAACACCCACAACAACAGCCGAAACTCCcacagcagcagcaacaactCCCACAGCAGCAGCAGccacagcagcagcagcaacagcCACAACACCtacagcagcagcaacaacagcCACAACACCTACAGCAGCAGCAACACCCGCAACAACAGCAACAGGGACAACACCCACAGCAGCAACATCCacagcaacagcaacaacaTCCACAGCAACATCCACAGCAACAGCAGCAGGGGCAACACCCACAACAGCAGGGGCAACACCCACAACAGCAAGGGCAACACCCACAACAGCAAGGGCAACACCCACAACAGCAGGGGCAACACCCACAACAGCAGGGGCAACACCCACAACAGCAGGGGCAACACCCACAACAGCAGGGGCAACACCCACAACAGCAGGGGCAACATCCACAACAGAAACATCCGCAATCCCAACAGCAAGATGTACAACACCAAAACCCATATTATTA TCCTCAACAATTCCAAGTGAAGCAGGAACCAGCCGACTATTACTCACCAATGGTACCAAACGGATACGTGAACAGTATGTACAATAACGATATGCAGATGAATGGTTTACCGCCTCACAACGGGATACACATGAACGGCGTGTATAACGGTAATATGGCAACCATGAATAACGGCTACCCTCCCAGGAATGGATTTCACATAAAGCAGGAGCCTATGTATTGCAATAATCCAAATCAGATGCTGAACCCTGTGGGACAACTACAGAATCCTGCAGTTTCCACGGCTCTGGCGTCGACCGCGACGACAAAGAGGAAGGGAAAAAGCAAAAAAGTGAAGCAGGAGACGTTAACGGATGCGTTTCCCGTGAAAAAGAGGAGAAAAGTTGATAGGTTTAACGGCATGCCCGAAGAAGAGGTCGCGAAGCGGGTGCTACCAGATCATCTCAAGCTGGGCTTAGATATCATGATT ATCGGAATCAACCCTGGATTATTCGCTGCTTACAAAGGGCATCATTACGCAGGGCCAGGCAACCATTTCT GGAAGTGCCTATATCTGTCAGGACTAATTCCAGAACCAATGACTGCGATGGACGACTATAAACTACTAGACTTTGGAATTGGGTTTACAAATATAGTAGAAAGGACATCACGGGGAAGTGCTGATCTATCAAA aaaagaaattaaagaagGTGCCAAAATTTTGCTGGAGAAAGTGAAGCAGTATAAACCAAAGATAGCGGTGTTTAATGGAAAGGGCATTTATGAGGTGTTCAATGGTTCAAAAAATTTTGAAATTGGCCGACAGCCTGAGCCCATGGAAGGCACTGATACG GTTATTTATGTAATGCCGTCATCGAGTGCACGCTGTTCACAATTCCCAAGAGCACAGGATAAAGTAAAATTCTACCTCAAACTGAAAGAACTCAGAGAGGAAATAGTGTCATCTTCAAAGTCTGTCGCAAACACAAGCACGGAGGGAAATAAATCTCCAACAATTCATGAAGAACCATCTGAAAGCAAAGAAGATGCGACAACGAAAAACGATTTTGACTCTAAAGAGTTAGGTAGCAATGACGctaaaattgaaaatgttgaaatgGAAAAACAACCTGTGATTAAAACGGAACCATGTGGCGAGAATGAAACGGGATGTATTAAAGAAATTGACATTAaacttgaaaaaaatattgatggaACAATACCAGCGTCTAATTTACATTTCCTAACAAAGGATGGGAATATAAACAATTGCTCCTCCACCCCTGCTACTCAAAATGGACTAACTCAAGAACATGTCAAAATCAAACAAGAGCCAAAGGAGAATGAACCAGAACAAGTACGGTGCTCGGCGGCGGGTGATGCCGCTGATAATTCACCACAACCTTGTAGTCTTAGCCAGAGGATGTTACAGACCGCATCCTGGGTGCAAAGTCTTCCCAGTTTGCCGATGGAAAACCGCTTTGAAGATCAAATCCCGAATATCAATAACCCTCAGCGATCTCAATACTTCCACCAACCACCACACGGCTCCATCGGTTACTACCCCCCGCCACCCCCGCAACAAATGAGCGACCAGGTAAGGATGAACCAGCATTTGACATCAACCACTTGGATGGCTGGTAACCAACAAATGATGTTTTCGTCGCATCCAATGGCAGGTCATGCTCCAATGATTTCTAGTCCGTATACGCAAGCAATACTGGCCCATTCATCTAGTATCTCACaatcaatatcatcaatatCCAATGCTAAAGGCACATCCTTATCAACATCACAACATCGTAATCCCCAAACGTCTAGTAGGTAG
- the LOC140059574 gene encoding uncharacterized protein isoform X2, with protein MLMCPISVNLQQPPFPQPGHENMDQNRYQYPQSQSQHPQQQQHPLHQQHHPQQQQQHHPQQQVQHPQQQQGQHPQQQQHPQQQGQHPQQQPKLPQQQQQLPQQQQPQQQQQQPQHLQQQQQQPQHLQQQQHPQQQQQGQHPQQQHPQQQQQHPQQHPQQQQQGQHPQQQGQHPQQQGQHPQQQGQHPQQQGQHPQQQGQHPQQQGQHPQQQGQHPQQQGQHPQQKHPQSQQQDVQHQNPYYYPQQFQVKQEPADYYSPMVPNGYVNSMYNNDMQMNGLPPHNGIHMNGVYNGNMATMNNGYPPRNGFHIKQEPMYCNNPNQMLNPVGQLQNPAVSTALASTATTKRKGKSKKVKQETLTDAFPVKKRRKVDRFNGMPEEEVAKRVLPDHLKLGLDIMIIGINPGLFAAYKGHHYAGPGNHFWKCLYLSGLIPEPMTAMDDYKLLDFGIGFTNIVERTSRGSADLSKKEIKEGAKILLEKVKQYKPKIAVFNGKGIYEVFNGSKNFEIGRQPEPMEGTDTVIYVMPSSSARCSQFPRAQDKVKFYLKLKELREEIVSSSKSVANTSTEGNKSPTIHEEPSESKEDATTKNDFDSKELGSNDAKIENVEMEKQPVIKTEPCGENETGCIKEIDIKLEKNIDGTIPASNLHFLTKDGNINNCSSTPATQNGLTQEHVKIKQEPKENEPEQVRCSAAGDAADNSPQPCSLSQRMLQTASWVQSLPSLPMENRFEDQIPNINNPQRSQYFHQPPHGSIGYYPPPPPQQMSDQVRMNQHLTSTTWMAGNQQMMFSSHPMAGHAPMISSPYTQAILAHSSSISQSISSISNAKGTSLSTSQHRNPQTSSR; from the exons ATG tTGATGTGTCCCATTTCTGTGAACTTGCAACAGCCACCATTTCCACAACCAGGCCACGAAAACATGGATCAGAATCGATACCAGTACCCACAAAGCCAGTCGCAACATCCACAACAACAGCAGCATCCTCTGCATCAGCAACATCACCCgcaacaacaacagcagcacCATCCACAACAACAGGTGCAACACCCACAACAGCAGCAGGGGCAACACCCACAGCAGCAACAGCACCCACAGCAGCAGGGGCAACACCCACAACAACAGCCGAAACTCCcacagcagcagcaacaactCCCACAGCAGCAGCAGccacagcagcagcagcaacagcCACAACACCtacagcagcagcaacaacagcCACAACACCTACAGCAGCAGCAACACCCGCAACAACAGCAACAGGGACAACACCCACAGCAGCAACATCCacagcaacagcaacaacaTCCACAGCAACATCCACAGCAACAGCAGCAGGGGCAACACCCACAACAGCAGGGGCAACACCCACAACAGCAAGGGCAACACCCACAACAGCAAGGGCAACACCCACAACAGCAGGGGCAACACCCACAACAGCAGGGGCAACACCCACAACAGCAGGGGCAACACCCACAACAGCAGGGGCAACACCCACAACAGCAGGGGCAACATCCACAACAGAAACATCCGCAATCCCAACAGCAAGATGTACAACACCAAAACCCATATTATTA TCCTCAACAATTCCAAGTGAAGCAGGAACCAGCCGACTATTACTCACCAATGGTACCAAACGGATACGTGAACAGTATGTACAATAACGATATGCAGATGAATGGTTTACCGCCTCACAACGGGATACACATGAACGGCGTGTATAACGGTAATATGGCAACCATGAATAACGGCTACCCTCCCAGGAATGGATTTCACATAAAGCAGGAGCCTATGTATTGCAATAATCCAAATCAGATGCTGAACCCTGTGGGACAACTACAGAATCCTGCAGTTTCCACGGCTCTGGCGTCGACCGCGACGACAAAGAGGAAGGGAAAAAGCAAAAAAGTGAAGCAGGAGACGTTAACGGATGCGTTTCCCGTGAAAAAGAGGAGAAAAGTTGATAGGTTTAACGGCATGCCCGAAGAAGAGGTCGCGAAGCGGGTGCTACCAGATCATCTCAAGCTGGGCTTAGATATCATGATT ATCGGAATCAACCCTGGATTATTCGCTGCTTACAAAGGGCATCATTACGCAGGGCCAGGCAACCATTTCT GGAAGTGCCTATATCTGTCAGGACTAATTCCAGAACCAATGACTGCGATGGACGACTATAAACTACTAGACTTTGGAATTGGGTTTACAAATATAGTAGAAAGGACATCACGGGGAAGTGCTGATCTATCAAA aaaagaaattaaagaagGTGCCAAAATTTTGCTGGAGAAAGTGAAGCAGTATAAACCAAAGATAGCGGTGTTTAATGGAAAGGGCATTTATGAGGTGTTCAATGGTTCAAAAAATTTTGAAATTGGCCGACAGCCTGAGCCCATGGAAGGCACTGATACG GTTATTTATGTAATGCCGTCATCGAGTGCACGCTGTTCACAATTCCCAAGAGCACAGGATAAAGTAAAATTCTACCTCAAACTGAAAGAACTCAGAGAGGAAATAGTGTCATCTTCAAAGTCTGTCGCAAACACAAGCACGGAGGGAAATAAATCTCCAACAATTCATGAAGAACCATCTGAAAGCAAAGAAGATGCGACAACGAAAAACGATTTTGACTCTAAAGAGTTAGGTAGCAATGACGctaaaattgaaaatgttgaaatgGAAAAACAACCTGTGATTAAAACGGAACCATGTGGCGAGAATGAAACGGGATGTATTAAAGAAATTGACATTAaacttgaaaaaaatattgatggaACAATACCAGCGTCTAATTTACATTTCCTAACAAAGGATGGGAATATAAACAATTGCTCCTCCACCCCTGCTACTCAAAATGGACTAACTCAAGAACATGTCAAAATCAAACAAGAGCCAAAGGAGAATGAACCAGAACAAGTACGGTGCTCGGCGGCGGGTGATGCCGCTGATAATTCACCACAACCTTGTAGTCTTAGCCAGAGGATGTTACAGACCGCATCCTGGGTGCAAAGTCTTCCCAGTTTGCCGATGGAAAACCGCTTTGAAGATCAAATCCCGAATATCAATAACCCTCAGCGATCTCAATACTTCCACCAACCACCACACGGCTCCATCGGTTACTACCCCCCGCCACCCCCGCAACAAATGAGCGACCAGGTAAGGATGAACCAGCATTTGACATCAACCACTTGGATGGCTGGTAACCAACAAATGATGTTTTCGTCGCATCCAATGGCAGGTCATGCTCCAATGATTTCTAGTCCGTATACGCAAGCAATACTGGCCCATTCATCTAGTATCTCACaatcaatatcatcaatatCCAATGCTAAAGGCACATCCTTATCAACATCACAACATCGTAATCCCCAAACGTCTAGTAGGTAG
- the LOC140059574 gene encoding uncharacterized protein isoform X1 — translation MVNSTFMLMCPISVNLQQPPFPQPGHENMDQNRYQYPQSQSQHPQQQQHPLHQQHHPQQQQQHHPQQQVQHPQQQQGQHPQQQQHPQQQGQHPQQQPKLPQQQQQLPQQQQPQQQQQQPQHLQQQQQQPQHLQQQQHPQQQQQGQHPQQQHPQQQQQHPQQHPQQQQQGQHPQQQGQHPQQQGQHPQQQGQHPQQQGQHPQQQGQHPQQQGQHPQQQGQHPQQQGQHPQQKHPQSQQQDVQHQNPYYYPQQFQVKQEPADYYSPMVPNGYVNSMYNNDMQMNGLPPHNGIHMNGVYNGNMATMNNGYPPRNGFHIKQEPMYCNNPNQMLNPVGQLQNPAVSTALASTATTKRKGKSKKVKQETLTDAFPVKKRRKVDRFNGMPEEEVAKRVLPDHLKLGLDIMIIGINPGLFAAYKGHHYAGPGNHFWKCLYLSGLIPEPMTAMDDYKLLDFGIGFTNIVERTSRGSADLSKKEIKEGAKILLEKVKQYKPKIAVFNGKGIYEVFNGSKNFEIGRQPEPMEGTDTVIYVMPSSSARCSQFPRAQDKVKFYLKLKELREEIVSSSKSVANTSTEGNKSPTIHEEPSESKEDATTKNDFDSKELGSNDAKIENVEMEKQPVIKTEPCGENETGCIKEIDIKLEKNIDGTIPASNLHFLTKDGNINNCSSTPATQNGLTQEHVKIKQEPKENEPEQVRCSAAGDAADNSPQPCSLSQRMLQTASWVQSLPSLPMENRFEDQIPNINNPQRSQYFHQPPHGSIGYYPPPPPQQMSDQVRMNQHLTSTTWMAGNQQMMFSSHPMAGHAPMISSPYTQAILAHSSSISQSISSISNAKGTSLSTSQHRNPQTSSR, via the exons ATGGTTAATTCAACCTTTATG tTGATGTGTCCCATTTCTGTGAACTTGCAACAGCCACCATTTCCACAACCAGGCCACGAAAACATGGATCAGAATCGATACCAGTACCCACAAAGCCAGTCGCAACATCCACAACAACAGCAGCATCCTCTGCATCAGCAACATCACCCgcaacaacaacagcagcacCATCCACAACAACAGGTGCAACACCCACAACAGCAGCAGGGGCAACACCCACAGCAGCAACAGCACCCACAGCAGCAGGGGCAACACCCACAACAACAGCCGAAACTCCcacagcagcagcaacaactCCCACAGCAGCAGCAGccacagcagcagcagcaacagcCACAACACCtacagcagcagcaacaacagcCACAACACCTACAGCAGCAGCAACACCCGCAACAACAGCAACAGGGACAACACCCACAGCAGCAACATCCacagcaacagcaacaacaTCCACAGCAACATCCACAGCAACAGCAGCAGGGGCAACACCCACAACAGCAGGGGCAACACCCACAACAGCAAGGGCAACACCCACAACAGCAAGGGCAACACCCACAACAGCAGGGGCAACACCCACAACAGCAGGGGCAACACCCACAACAGCAGGGGCAACACCCACAACAGCAGGGGCAACACCCACAACAGCAGGGGCAACATCCACAACAGAAACATCCGCAATCCCAACAGCAAGATGTACAACACCAAAACCCATATTATTA TCCTCAACAATTCCAAGTGAAGCAGGAACCAGCCGACTATTACTCACCAATGGTACCAAACGGATACGTGAACAGTATGTACAATAACGATATGCAGATGAATGGTTTACCGCCTCACAACGGGATACACATGAACGGCGTGTATAACGGTAATATGGCAACCATGAATAACGGCTACCCTCCCAGGAATGGATTTCACATAAAGCAGGAGCCTATGTATTGCAATAATCCAAATCAGATGCTGAACCCTGTGGGACAACTACAGAATCCTGCAGTTTCCACGGCTCTGGCGTCGACCGCGACGACAAAGAGGAAGGGAAAAAGCAAAAAAGTGAAGCAGGAGACGTTAACGGATGCGTTTCCCGTGAAAAAGAGGAGAAAAGTTGATAGGTTTAACGGCATGCCCGAAGAAGAGGTCGCGAAGCGGGTGCTACCAGATCATCTCAAGCTGGGCTTAGATATCATGATT ATCGGAATCAACCCTGGATTATTCGCTGCTTACAAAGGGCATCATTACGCAGGGCCAGGCAACCATTTCT GGAAGTGCCTATATCTGTCAGGACTAATTCCAGAACCAATGACTGCGATGGACGACTATAAACTACTAGACTTTGGAATTGGGTTTACAAATATAGTAGAAAGGACATCACGGGGAAGTGCTGATCTATCAAA aaaagaaattaaagaagGTGCCAAAATTTTGCTGGAGAAAGTGAAGCAGTATAAACCAAAGATAGCGGTGTTTAATGGAAAGGGCATTTATGAGGTGTTCAATGGTTCAAAAAATTTTGAAATTGGCCGACAGCCTGAGCCCATGGAAGGCACTGATACG GTTATTTATGTAATGCCGTCATCGAGTGCACGCTGTTCACAATTCCCAAGAGCACAGGATAAAGTAAAATTCTACCTCAAACTGAAAGAACTCAGAGAGGAAATAGTGTCATCTTCAAAGTCTGTCGCAAACACAAGCACGGAGGGAAATAAATCTCCAACAATTCATGAAGAACCATCTGAAAGCAAAGAAGATGCGACAACGAAAAACGATTTTGACTCTAAAGAGTTAGGTAGCAATGACGctaaaattgaaaatgttgaaatgGAAAAACAACCTGTGATTAAAACGGAACCATGTGGCGAGAATGAAACGGGATGTATTAAAGAAATTGACATTAaacttgaaaaaaatattgatggaACAATACCAGCGTCTAATTTACATTTCCTAACAAAGGATGGGAATATAAACAATTGCTCCTCCACCCCTGCTACTCAAAATGGACTAACTCAAGAACATGTCAAAATCAAACAAGAGCCAAAGGAGAATGAACCAGAACAAGTACGGTGCTCGGCGGCGGGTGATGCCGCTGATAATTCACCACAACCTTGTAGTCTTAGCCAGAGGATGTTACAGACCGCATCCTGGGTGCAAAGTCTTCCCAGTTTGCCGATGGAAAACCGCTTTGAAGATCAAATCCCGAATATCAATAACCCTCAGCGATCTCAATACTTCCACCAACCACCACACGGCTCCATCGGTTACTACCCCCCGCCACCCCCGCAACAAATGAGCGACCAGGTAAGGATGAACCAGCATTTGACATCAACCACTTGGATGGCTGGTAACCAACAAATGATGTTTTCGTCGCATCCAATGGCAGGTCATGCTCCAATGATTTCTAGTCCGTATACGCAAGCAATACTGGCCCATTCATCTAGTATCTCACaatcaatatcatcaatatCCAATGCTAAAGGCACATCCTTATCAACATCACAACATCGTAATCCCCAAACGTCTAGTAGGTAG